The Streptococcus viridans genome contains the following window.
TGGACGTATCACATACCGCTTTAAATAATCGAAAAACTTGGAGGGATAAAAATGAAAGTAAGACCATCGGTCAAACCAATTTGCGAATACTGTAAAGTAATTCGTCGTAATGGTCGTGTTATGGTAATTTGCCCAGCAAATCCAAAACACAAACAACGTCAAGGATAAGATAGAAAGGAGAAAACATGGCTCGTATTGCTGGAGTTGACATTCCAAATGACAAACGTGTAGTAATTTCATTGACTTATGTATACGGTATCGGACTTCCAACATCTAAGAAAATTCTTGCTGCTGCAGGCGTTTCTGAAGATATTCGTGTTCGTGACCTTACACCAGATCAAGAAGATGCTATCCGTCGTGAAGTTGACGCAATTAAAGTAGAAGGTGACCTTCGTCGTGAAGTGAACTTGAACATTAAACGTTTGATGGAAATCGGTTCATACCGTGGTATCCGTCACCGTCGTGGACTTCCTGTTCGTGGACAAAACACTAAGAACAATGCTCGCACTCGTAAAGGTAAAGCTGTTGCGATTGCAGGTAAGAAAAAATAAGAAAATAAAATAAGGAGGTAAAAATCTTGGCTAAACCAACACGTAAACGTCGTGTGAAAAAGAATATCGAATCAGGTATTGCTCATATTCACGCAACATTTAATAACACAATTGTTATGATTACTGATGTGCATGGTAACGCAATTGCATGGTCATCTGCAGGTGCTCTTGGTTTCAAAGGTTCTCGTAAATCTACACCATTTGCTGCACAAATGGCTTCAGAAGCTGCTGCAAAATCAGCTCAAGAACACGGTCTTAAATCAGTAGAAGTTACTGTTAAAGGTCCTGGTTCTGGTCGTGAGTCTGCTATTCGTGCTCTTGCTGCTGCTGGTCTTGAAGTTACTGCAATCCGCGATGTGACTCCTGTGCCACACAATGGTGCTCGTCCTCCAAAACGTCGCCGTGTATAATCATCAACAATTACACAGCTTTTCGTTTCAGAGGGAGTATAGCAAATGATTGAGTTTGAAAAACCAAATATAACAAAAATTGATGAAAATAAAGATTACGGTGTATTTGTAGTAGAACCACTTGAACGTGGTTATGGTACAACACTAGGAAACTCTCTTCGTCGCGTATTATTAGCTTCACTTCCAGGTGCTGCTGTTACTTCAATTAACATTGAAGGTGTATTGCACGAATTTGATACAGTTCCAGGTGTCCGTGAAGACGTTATGCAAATCATTCTTAACGTTAAAGGAATCGCTGTAAAATCTTACGTCCAAGACGAAAAGATTATTGAACTTGATGTAGAAGGTCCTGCAGAAGTGACTGCTGGAGACATTCTTACAGATAGTGATATTGAAATTGTAAACCCTGATCATTATCTTTTTACAATCGGTGAAGGATCAAGCTTCAAAGCAACTTTGACTGTGAACAGCGGTCGTGGTTATGTTCCAGCTGATCAGAATAAAAAAGATGATGCACCAGTAGGTACACTTGCTGTAGATTCAATCTATACGCCAGTGACAAAAGTTAATTACCAAGTTGAACCAGCGCGCGTTGGTAGCAATGATGGTTTTGACAAGCTAACCCTTGAAATCTTAACAAATGGAACAATTATTCCAGAAGATGCTTTAGGTTTATCTGCTCGTATTTTGACAGAGCACCTCAATCTCTTTACGAACCTAACAGAAATCGCAATTGCGACAGATGTTATGAAGGAAGTAGATACAGCATCAGATGATCGAGTACTAGAACGTACCATCGAAGAATTGGATCTTTCTGTTCGTTCATATAACTGTTTGAAACGTGCCGGTATCAATACTGTGTATGATTTGACAGAAAAATCTGAACCAGAAATGATGAAAGTTCGTAACCTTGGACGTAAGAGTCTCGAAGAAGTTAAAGTTAAGCTTGCCGATTTAGGCCTTGGGCTAAAAAACGATAAATAGAGGAGGAATACATGGCTTACCGTAAACTAGGACGCACTAGCTCACAACGTAAAGCAATGCTTCGTGATTTGACAACAGATCTTATCATCAATGAAGCAATCGTAACAACTGAAGCACGTGCAAAAGAAATCCGTAAATCAGTTGAAAAAATGATTACTTTAGGTAAACGTGGTGACTTGCATGCACGTCGTCAAGCAGCTGCTTATGTACGTAACGAAGTTGCATCACAAAACTTTGATGAAGAAACTGGTAAATATTCAGAAACAACTGCACTTCAAAAATTGTTCTCTGAACTTGCACCACGTTATGCTGAGCGCAATGGTGGATATACTCGTATCCTTAAAACTGAACCACGCCGTGGGGATGCTGCGCCAATGGCAATTATCGAATTAGTATAAAATCATCAATTTTGTTGAGTGTTATGATGTTGGAAGGGCTGAACGGTTCTTCTTAGTCTAGCTCTGGTCTGCCGCTAGGATTTATCCTAGCGGTAACACTCATCATATTGAGGTAAATGGTAGACGCTTGTTTACGAAATTGCTTTAATTTAAAACAATTTCGTAAGCAGGCGTTTTTTTGATATAATAGAAGAGTTATGACAGTAAAAGAAAAATCACAAGCACTCGCCCAGCAATTATTGGCAAAGCGTTACCTTGCCTCGCTGAAAGATAATCCAGAGCAGTACATTGGGGTTGAACTCGAATTTCCAATCGTAAATACCATGGGTAATAAAACGGATGTACAGGTTACAAAGGCTCTTTTTAAGTATCTGCAAGAAGTTGACGAGTTTAAAGCGATTAAACTGGATGATGATGGAAAACCAGTCCAGTTACAACATAAAAGAAACAAAGATCAAATTGTATTTGAATTATCCTACAATACCATTGAATTTGCATTTGAAAAGACAAAAACAATCCAAGAAGTTGAAAGTCGGTTTCATCATTACTTAGGAATCATTCAGCCGTTTTTAAGAGAGAGACAGCATCAAATTGAAGGAAGTGGCATCCATCCTTATTGGAGAATAAATGATAATCAGCCTGTAAAAATTGATCGTTATAAAATGCTGATTCGATACTTACAACTGTCTGGACAAGATCCTAACAATCGATTTCATCATTATCCAGACTATGGAACCTTTATTTGCGGCAATCAAGTGCAATTAGATGTTTCAAGAGCAAATTATTTGGAAATAATTAATGCGATGAATAAGGTGGAACCAGCAAAAGCATATCTTTTTGCTAATTCCATTTTTGATGGAGAAAATTGGAATACGAAGATCTCAAGAGATATTTTCTGGGAAGATTCCATGCATGGTTATTATCAGGAAAATGTTGGTGTAAATCCTAAAGCGTTTATAAATGAACAGGAGTTTCTAGAATATTTAGCAAAGACAGCCTTGTTTTATGTTTATCGTGAGGATGAAATCCTATATTTCGAACCTGTTAGAGTAGAGGATTACCTCGCAAAAGAAAAAATAGTAGCCTATCATTTAGATGGCACTAGACAAGAAATAAAACCGCAAGAAGAAGACATAAAAAATCATAGAAGTTACCATTTTCAAGATTTAACAACAAGAGGAACCATCGAATATAGAAGTGTTTGTACTCAACCATTAAACAAAACATTTGCACCAATTGCATTTCATGTTGGATTGCATCATAATATCAAAGAATTGGAAGAGTATTTAGCTCAAAATATTGTTTTTGATTTTAGTAAAGAAAATCCGAAACAACTAAGAAGGCAATATTCGAAAAAAAATTTAACTGAAAGTGAATTAGAGAAAATTAAACAATATTCATTAGATCTGTTAAAAATCTCAAGAAGAGGATTGATTGATCGCGGAAACAATGAAGAGGAATATCTAGAAGAATTAATGAAAGATCTTGGGAAGTGCTGATTTAACAGCATTTCCTTTTGTTGGGATCAAAAAAACATAAAAAATTTAAAAAAATAGAAAAAAGATATTGACAAGAAGTTTTGGTCGTGATATACTAATATAGTTGTCGCGCGAGAGCGACAAAGACCTTTGAAAACTGAACAAGACGAACCAATGTGCAGGGCGCTATAACGGAAGTTATAGTAACTGAACAATAAAAAAACAATAAATCTGTCAGTGACAGAATGAGTTTAAGACAAACAATTATTTTAATGAGAGTTTGATCCTGGCTCAGGATGAACGCTGGCGGCGTGCCTAATACATGCAAGTAGAACGCTGAAGGAAGGAGCTTGCTCTTTCCGGATGAGTTGCGAACGGGTGAGTAACGCGTAGGTAACCTGCCTGGTAGCGGGGGATAACTATTGGAAACGATAGCTAATACCGCATAACAGTAGATGTTGCATGACATTTACTTGAAAGGGGCAATTGCTCCACTACCAGATGGACCTGCGTTGTATTAGCTAGTTGGTGAGGTAACGGCTCACCAAGGCGACGATACATAGCCGACCTGAGAGGGTGATCGGCCACACTGGG
Protein-coding sequences here:
- the rpmJ gene encoding 50S ribosomal protein L36, which codes for MKVRPSVKPICEYCKVIRRNGRVMVICPANPKHKQRQG
- the rpsM gene encoding 30S ribosomal protein S13, yielding MARIAGVDIPNDKRVVISLTYVYGIGLPTSKKILAAAGVSEDIRVRDLTPDQEDAIRREVDAIKVEGDLRREVNLNIKRLMEIGSYRGIRHRRGLPVRGQNTKNNARTRKGKAVAIAGKKK
- the rpsK gene encoding 30S ribosomal protein S11, translating into MAKPTRKRRVKKNIESGIAHIHATFNNTIVMITDVHGNAIAWSSAGALGFKGSRKSTPFAAQMASEAAAKSAQEHGLKSVEVTVKGPGSGRESAIRALAAAGLEVTAIRDVTPVPHNGARPPKRRRV
- a CDS encoding DNA-directed RNA polymerase subunit alpha, coding for MIEFEKPNITKIDENKDYGVFVVEPLERGYGTTLGNSLRRVLLASLPGAAVTSINIEGVLHEFDTVPGVREDVMQIILNVKGIAVKSYVQDEKIIELDVEGPAEVTAGDILTDSDIEIVNPDHYLFTIGEGSSFKATLTVNSGRGYVPADQNKKDDAPVGTLAVDSIYTPVTKVNYQVEPARVGSNDGFDKLTLEILTNGTIIPEDALGLSARILTEHLNLFTNLTEIAIATDVMKEVDTASDDRVLERTIEELDLSVRSYNCLKRAGINTVYDLTEKSEPEMMKVRNLGRKSLEEVKVKLADLGLGLKNDK
- the rplQ gene encoding 50S ribosomal protein L17 encodes the protein MAYRKLGRTSSQRKAMLRDLTTDLIINEAIVTTEARAKEIRKSVEKMITLGKRGDLHARRQAAAYVRNEVASQNFDEETGKYSETTALQKLFSELAPRYAERNGGYTRILKTEPRRGDAAPMAIIELV
- a CDS encoding gamma-glutamylcysteine synthetase — its product is MTVKEKSQALAQQLLAKRYLASLKDNPEQYIGVELEFPIVNTMGNKTDVQVTKALFKYLQEVDEFKAIKLDDDGKPVQLQHKRNKDQIVFELSYNTIEFAFEKTKTIQEVESRFHHYLGIIQPFLRERQHQIEGSGIHPYWRINDNQPVKIDRYKMLIRYLQLSGQDPNNRFHHYPDYGTFICGNQVQLDVSRANYLEIINAMNKVEPAKAYLFANSIFDGENWNTKISRDIFWEDSMHGYYQENVGVNPKAFINEQEFLEYLAKTALFYVYREDEILYFEPVRVEDYLAKEKIVAYHLDGTRQEIKPQEEDIKNHRSYHFQDLTTRGTIEYRSVCTQPLNKTFAPIAFHVGLHHNIKELEEYLAQNIVFDFSKENPKQLRRQYSKKNLTESELEKIKQYSLDLLKISRRGLIDRGNNEEEYLEELMKDLGKC